A single genomic interval of Rhodanobacteraceae bacterium harbors:
- a CDS encoding response regulator transcription factor, which yields MREPEPTTPLAIGIVEDDDNIRAGVCRVIGGEPGWSVRFACDSLEQARAAPLRQIDVLLLDIGLPDGSGLDLLNLVAPGVPVLVISAIGDEATVVHAIECGAAGYLLKDAHPRDLIEAIRAVLDGGAPISPGVAGYLLRRMRGQALAQRASGESGLEQLTPRETDVLRALTRGYSYEETGQLLGIARNTVGQHIKQIYSKLAVNSRSEAVFQAIQAGWLTTRGS from the coding sequence ATGAGAGAGCCCGAACCGACAACGCCACTGGCGATAGGTATCGTCGAAGACGATGACAATATTCGCGCGGGCGTCTGTCGAGTCATTGGTGGCGAACCCGGTTGGAGCGTACGCTTTGCCTGTGACTCTCTGGAGCAGGCACGCGCAGCGCCCTTGCGCCAGATCGATGTGCTGCTGCTGGACATCGGTCTGCCCGATGGCAGCGGTCTCGACCTGCTGAATCTGGTGGCGCCCGGCGTGCCAGTGCTGGTGATTTCTGCCATCGGCGACGAGGCGACGGTGGTGCATGCGATCGAGTGTGGTGCTGCCGGCTACCTGCTGAAGGATGCACACCCCAGGGACCTGATCGAAGCCATCCGTGCCGTGCTCGACGGCGGGGCGCCGATCTCCCCTGGGGTGGCTGGATATCTGCTGCGGCGGATGCGTGGACAGGCCCTGGCTCAGCGCGCGAGCGGCGAATCCGGCCTGGAACAGCTGACTCCCAGGGAGACCGATGTGTTGCGCGCCCTGACCCGCGGATACAGCTATGAGGAAACCGGTCAGCTTCTGGGCATAGCCCGCAACACCGTGGGTCAGCACATCAAGCAGATCTACTCCAAACTTGCGGTCAACTCGCGCTCGGAAGCGGTGTTTCAGGCCATACAGGCAGGCTGGCTGACGACACGTGGGAGCTGA
- a CDS encoding sensor histidine kinase translates to MTQTPETRQRAQSALGAWVRALGVCLLWFGLIGAVIGGMYLASIPDVPAIRDIDAAASSTPSPGTDAPPRDGPWQHFELPLRICKVRCDTLYTVFRHRFDMARLPDQDWALYLPFFDANVAVYLNGRLLDQQGRMLAPADVYRFHSRLVRLPLSELQMGENELILQLVAERQRYGGLAPFYLAPMDVLAAPQRWRARLTEQTVAGVGWLQSGSLLVALVLFLSGRRESLLGWYLVSAVFWVLLIVLHASPSFLADTPWRWTATFISVSGVLSFSPLFIIGILQPPPGWMIRSLTALFAACASVSVLAMHVLPLDAYWQFQLPNYMLKFSGYLLVPLMLVLVLRITLKRAHSWSAAWLLAFAAMPGIMGIADALLGTLGPPLQMALLPLGGLGVSLALWLELSRRLIENHRRMATHAAELEIEVRAREADLRESYERLRDADRERALGEERQRLLRDMHDGVGGQLASLVHLAGNPEIGRDQVVAGLREGLADLRLVLDSLAQGDDDPMVALGRLRHRIQPTLEAAGISLRWAVDPDLELPAWSPEAVLNIYRLLQEAIHNVIRHAKARQLTLGLRAFGDRIEFSVIDDGVGLDPDAIPGRGFGLDSLRARAAKLGGDLELRSAPGQGTAVMVSLPRQPAAVPLVER, encoded by the coding sequence TTGACCCAGACCCCTGAGACCCGCCAACGTGCCCAGTCTGCCCTTGGCGCATGGGTGCGCGCGCTGGGTGTTTGCCTGCTGTGGTTTGGACTCATCGGAGCCGTGATCGGCGGCATGTATCTCGCGTCGATACCAGATGTTCCCGCCATCCGGGACATTGATGCGGCCGCATCAAGTACGCCCAGCCCCGGTACGGATGCGCCCCCTCGTGATGGCCCCTGGCAACACTTCGAACTGCCGCTCCGAATCTGCAAGGTGCGCTGCGATACCTTGTATACGGTCTTTCGCCATCGCTTCGACATGGCCCGATTGCCGGATCAGGACTGGGCCCTGTACCTGCCGTTCTTTGATGCCAACGTGGCGGTGTATCTCAATGGCAGATTGCTCGACCAGCAGGGACGCATGCTGGCACCGGCAGATGTCTACCGCTTTCACTCCAGGTTGGTCCGATTACCGCTCTCGGAATTGCAGATGGGCGAGAACGAGTTGATCCTGCAACTCGTGGCCGAGCGCCAGCGCTACGGTGGGCTGGCGCCATTCTATCTGGCTCCGATGGACGTCCTGGCAGCACCGCAGCGCTGGCGCGCGCGCCTGACCGAGCAGACCGTGGCCGGTGTCGGCTGGCTGCAGTCCGGCAGTCTGCTGGTGGCGCTGGTGTTGTTTCTCAGTGGCCGACGCGAGAGCTTGCTCGGTTGGTACCTGGTGTCGGCCGTGTTCTGGGTGTTGCTGATCGTCCTGCATGCCTCGCCGAGTTTTCTCGCCGACACCCCGTGGCGCTGGACGGCGACCTTCATCAGCGTCTCCGGCGTGCTGTCCTTCAGTCCCTTGTTCATCATCGGCATCCTGCAGCCGCCGCCAGGATGGATGATCCGATCCCTGACAGCCTTGTTCGCGGCCTGCGCCTCGGTGTCGGTGCTGGCCATGCATGTGTTGCCCCTGGATGCCTATTGGCAGTTTCAACTTCCGAACTACATGCTCAAGTTCAGTGGCTATCTGCTGGTGCCCTTGATGCTGGTCCTGGTGCTGCGAATCACCCTCAAGCGTGCCCATTCCTGGTCAGCAGCCTGGTTGCTCGCCTTTGCCGCCATGCCCGGCATCATGGGTATCGCCGATGCCCTGCTTGGCACCTTGGGGCCGCCCTTGCAGATGGCCCTGCTGCCGCTCGGGGGCCTCGGTGTGTCACTGGCATTGTGGCTGGAACTGTCCCGCCGCTTGATCGAGAACCATCGACGCATGGCGACGCACGCGGCTGAACTCGAAATCGAGGTGCGCGCGCGCGAAGCCGATCTGCGCGAATCTTACGAGCGCCTGCGCGATGCGGATCGAGAGCGGGCGCTGGGCGAGGAACGCCAACGCCTGTTGCGCGACATGCACGACGGTGTCGGTGGCCAGTTGGCCTCACTGGTACACCTGGCCGGGAATCCGGAGATCGGACGCGACCAGGTGGTCGCCGGATTGCGCGAAGGCCTGGCGGACTTGCGGCTGGTGCTCGATTCCCTGGCACAGGGCGATGACGATCCCATGGTCGCGCTCGGACGTCTGCGCCACCGGATTCAACCCACGTTGGAGGCGGCAGGAATCAGCCTGCGCTGGGCAGTGGATCCGGACCTGGAGTTGCCGGCCTGGAGCCCGGAGGCGGTGTTGAACATCTATCGCCTGCTGCAGGAAGCCATCCACAACGTCATTCGACATGCAAAGGCCCGGCAACTGACGCTGGGACTTCGGGCCTTCGGCGACCGCATCGAGTTCAGCGTCATTGACGACGGGGTTGGCCTCGATCCCGACGCCATCCCGGGGCGCGGCTTTGGTCTGGACAGCCTGCGCGCGCGTGCGGCCAAACTGGGCGGAGACCTGGAGTTGCGTTCGGCGCCGGGGCAGGGAACCGCGGTGATGGTCAGTCTGCCGCGTCAGCCAGCCGCCGTGCCGCTGGTTGAACGCTGA
- a CDS encoding cardiolipin synthase B translates to MFGESAEGMADGASGAIQRFVEGDTLYAAMLDDIRRASGQVRMETYIYAADEIGQAFAEALIERARVGCKVHLRIDAIGSFDTMSAELAAQLQVGGVQLEWCRRWNWRRPFEFHRRNHRKLLVVDQHCCYLGGFNLHRQASQQHFGSARWRDTHVRLTGSLVARAIEAFDEYGRAPLRRRPWRQLRGAEGYLVPNLGLRRRFLLKRLLTRYFRGARRRLWLATPYFVPPAAIQRAMIHAVRRGADVRVLVPRHSDVPLAQWASRAAYARLLAKGVRIFEYLPRMLHAKTAVIDDEWSMVGTANLDYRSLLINDELVLLSDAPALHLQLEADYLADLGESEEIHAGGWSHRYGWTWLSGLIGWLARRWL, encoded by the coding sequence ATGTTTGGTGAGAGTGCAGAGGGAATGGCCGATGGCGCCTCTGGCGCCATTCAGCGTTTTGTCGAAGGCGACACGCTGTACGCGGCCATGCTCGACGACATCCGCCGCGCGTCCGGCCAGGTGCGCATGGAAACCTACATCTACGCGGCCGACGAGATCGGACAGGCCTTCGCCGAGGCACTGATCGAGCGTGCCCGGGTCGGTTGCAAGGTGCATCTGCGCATCGATGCCATCGGCTCCTTCGACACCATGAGTGCCGAGCTTGCGGCGCAGCTGCAGGTGGGCGGCGTACAGCTGGAATGGTGCCGACGCTGGAACTGGCGGCGTCCTTTCGAGTTTCATCGCCGCAACCACCGCAAGCTGCTGGTGGTGGATCAGCACTGCTGCTACCTCGGCGGATTCAATCTGCATCGGCAGGCTTCGCAGCAGCACTTTGGATCCGCACGCTGGCGCGACACCCATGTGCGGTTGACCGGCTCCCTGGTGGCCCGGGCCATTGAAGCTTTCGACGAGTACGGCCGGGCGCCCCTACGCCGCCGTCCCTGGCGCCAGTTGCGAGGCGCCGAGGGCTATCTGGTGCCGAATCTGGGCCTGCGGCGACGCTTCCTGCTGAAGCGTCTGCTGACCCGATACTTTCGCGGCGCGCGCAGGCGCCTGTGGCTGGCGACGCCCTATTTCGTGCCGCCGGCCGCGATCCAGCGAGCCATGATCCATGCCGTGCGCCGCGGCGCTGACGTGCGCGTGCTGGTGCCCAGGCACAGCGATGTGCCGCTGGCGCAATGGGCCAGCCGCGCGGCCTATGCGCGGCTGCTGGCCAAAGGCGTGCGCATCTTCGAGTACCTGCCGCGCATGCTGCATGCCAAGACCGCAGTGATCGACGACGAGTGGAGCATGGTTGGCACCGCCAATCTGGATTACCGCAGCCTGCTCATCAATGACGAGTTGGTGCTGCTGTCGGATGCGCCCGCGCTGCATCTGCAACTCGAAGCCGACTATCTCGCAGATCTCGGCGAATCCGAGGAAATCCACGCGGGAGGCTGGTCGCATCGCTACGGCTGGACCTGGTTGTCCGGGCTTATCGGCTGGTTGGCAAGACGCTGGCTATAG
- a CDS encoding low molecular weight phosphotyrosine protein phosphatase encodes MNNILFVCSGNICRSPTAEGIARARAQALSLDLHFDSAGTEDYHIGQAPDARSRQVARERGTPIDALRARQICVADFHQFDLILVADRGHLRELGRLKPATATAQVALQLPWCGIDTPDQVPDPYYGPMAGFAEVYDLLDRAAAGLLARLRSG; translated from the coding sequence ATGAATAACATCCTGTTTGTCTGCAGCGGCAATATCTGCCGCAGTCCCACCGCCGAGGGTATTGCCCGGGCTCGCGCCCAGGCCCTCAGCCTGGATCTGCACTTCGATTCCGCCGGCACCGAGGATTACCACATCGGTCAGGCCCCCGACGCGCGCTCGCGCCAGGTGGCGCGCGAACGCGGTACACCCATTGATGCCCTGCGCGCACGTCAGATCTGCGTGGCTGATTTTCATCAGTTTGATCTGATCCTGGTCGCCGACCGCGGCCACCTGCGAGAGCTTGGTCGACTCAAGCCCGCCACGGCGACGGCGCAGGTGGCACTGCAGCTGCCGTGGTGCGGCATCGACACGCCAGACCAGGTGCCCGATCCCTACTATGGGCCCATGGCGGGATTTGCCGAGGTCTACGACTTGCTGGACCGGGCCGCGGCGGGGCTGCTGGCGCGCCTGCGTTCGGGCTGA
- a CDS encoding diguanylate cyclase, giving the protein MPSDHLQRQAQLDSLRLRYVGKLPQRVARLREGWLECVQRAQPQDQLCSLRFMAHGLAGSASTFGYVALGACALQLEIKLQKALDQGTLDDPHRSAVAALVDEVVKLGLSPPDGAPAKSLPAAVEAESSDPNRVFVIGDNHLSAQEMALRLGDFGYFAKVVGDWSAARTAMSSRKPLAILLDTDRCKKSVAEDPLQLARHLDADSLDVPIIMLSEYEGWRERLCALRAGAAAYFGKPIDYPALVETLDRMTGRSRAAPFRILVLEDVEELAQHHAEVLRSAGMEVRAFTDPFEALDQLAEFKPDLLLMDLYMPECSGTELSALIRQKPNYDSLPIIFLSVENRLDDHLQALRVGGDEFLLKPIRADHLIAAVSNRAARFRTLSELMRTDGLTGLLTQITTRLQLEELLPLALRRNSPLCFAMLDLDNFKQVNDQYGHPAGDRVLRMLARQLRQSLRRTDIIGRYGGEEFAVILPDTPLKEAARIIDELRERFAGLAQQHGAHSFRVTFSGGVACSEQRAQMDELIGAADHALYQAKRAGRNQICTFVPPLQPGEHTDAGEPQRDQTDTGAAPASG; this is encoded by the coding sequence ATGCCGAGTGACCATTTGCAGCGTCAAGCGCAGCTTGACAGCCTGCGCCTGCGCTATGTCGGCAAGTTGCCGCAGCGCGTCGCCCGGTTGCGCGAGGGCTGGCTCGAATGCGTTCAGCGTGCCCAACCGCAGGATCAGCTGTGCTCATTGAGGTTCATGGCCCACGGGCTGGCCGGATCTGCCAGCACCTTCGGCTACGTAGCGCTGGGTGCCTGCGCACTTCAGCTTGAGATCAAGCTGCAGAAGGCGCTGGATCAAGGCACACTGGATGATCCCCACCGTAGCGCCGTCGCCGCCCTCGTCGACGAGGTCGTGAAGCTTGGTCTTTCTCCGCCAGACGGCGCACCGGCGAAGTCGCTGCCCGCGGCGGTGGAGGCTGAATCGTCGGATCCGAACCGGGTTTTCGTCATTGGCGACAACCACCTGTCAGCGCAGGAGATGGCGCTTCGCCTGGGTGATTTCGGCTATTTCGCAAAGGTAGTTGGTGATTGGAGCGCGGCCCGGACGGCCATGTCGTCGCGAAAGCCGCTGGCCATCCTGCTCGATACGGATCGGTGCAAGAAGAGCGTGGCCGAAGACCCCCTGCAACTGGCCCGGCACCTGGACGCGGATAGCCTGGATGTCCCGATCATCATGCTGTCGGAGTACGAAGGTTGGCGCGAACGTCTCTGCGCGCTGCGAGCGGGGGCGGCGGCCTATTTCGGCAAGCCGATAGACTATCCCGCGCTGGTGGAAACCCTGGATCGCATGACCGGGCGCTCCAGGGCGGCGCCATTCCGGATTCTGGTGCTGGAGGATGTCGAGGAACTGGCGCAGCACCATGCCGAGGTGCTCCGCAGTGCCGGCATGGAGGTGAGGGCCTTCACCGACCCCTTCGAGGCGCTCGATCAACTGGCCGAGTTCAAACCCGATCTGTTGTTGATGGATCTGTACATGCCCGAGTGCTCGGGCACGGAGCTCTCGGCGCTGATCCGGCAGAAGCCCAATTACGACAGCCTGCCAATCATCTTTCTGTCGGTTGAGAATCGTCTCGATGATCATCTGCAGGCGCTGCGCGTTGGCGGCGACGAGTTTCTGCTGAAACCGATCCGGGCCGATCACCTGATCGCCGCCGTATCCAATCGCGCCGCCCGCTTTCGCACCCTCAGCGAGCTGATGCGCACCGACGGGCTCACCGGCCTGCTGACGCAGATCACCACCCGGCTGCAACTCGAAGAGTTGCTGCCGCTGGCCTTGAGGCGGAATTCGCCCCTGTGCTTTGCCATGCTCGACCTCGACAACTTCAAGCAGGTCAATGATCAATATGGGCACCCTGCCGGCGACCGCGTGCTGCGCATGCTGGCGCGGCAACTGCGCCAGAGCCTGCGCCGCACCGACATCATCGGTCGCTATGGCGGCGAGGAATTTGCGGTGATCCTGCCGGATACCCCGCTGAAGGAAGCGGCTCGAATCATCGATGAATTGCGCGAGCGCTTCGCCGGCCTGGCGCAGCAGCACGGCGCTCACTCTTTTCGAGTCACATTCAGTGGCGGCGTGGCTTGCTCGGAACAGCGGGCGCAGATGGACGAACTGATCGGTGCAGCCGATCACGCCCTGTATCAGGCCAAGCGCGCCGGTCGCAACCAGATCTGCACCTTCGTGCCGCCACTACAGCCTGGCGAACACACCGACGCCGGTGAACCTCAGCGCGATCAGACCGACACCGGCGCTGCACCGGCATCAGGCTGA
- a CDS encoding RNA methyltransferase has product MPTPIPMNIRVVLCDTQEPGNIGAAARAMKTMGLTELHLVRPREFPHGDAWRLAVSAGDLLEAARVHSALGAVTADCHTVFGISARQRRVPLPVLSPRQLGPQALARAGAGPVALVFGGEEAGLDNADMALCDTLVRIPSHPDCRSLNLAAAVQLICYEMRMAVLDAGPGTGVRAGAPREAFAHWLAALDSALADSGYYGNKNRDLALEALRRSLQRAAFDRAELQMLHGVLRSLRAAPPAADPN; this is encoded by the coding sequence ATGCCCACGCCGATCCCGATGAACATTCGCGTCGTGCTCTGCGATACCCAGGAGCCCGGCAACATCGGTGCGGCCGCGCGGGCCATGAAGACCATGGGCCTGACCGAACTGCACCTGGTGCGTCCGCGCGAATTCCCACACGGCGATGCCTGGCGCCTGGCCGTCTCCGCGGGTGATCTGCTGGAGGCTGCCCGCGTGCATTCAGCGCTGGGTGCGGTGACCGCTGATTGCCACACGGTCTTCGGGATCAGCGCGCGCCAACGGCGGGTACCGCTGCCGGTGCTCAGTCCGCGACAGCTTGGACCGCAGGCTCTGGCCCGCGCTGGCGCAGGGCCAGTGGCGCTGGTCTTCGGCGGCGAGGAGGCGGGCCTCGACAACGCCGACATGGCGCTCTGTGACACCCTGGTAAGAATTCCCAGCCATCCGGACTGTCGCTCCCTGAATCTGGCCGCGGCGGTGCAGCTGATCTGCTATGAAATGCGAATGGCGGTCCTTGATGCGGGGCCAGGCACGGGCGTGCGCGCCGGCGCTCCGCGGGAGGCCTTCGCACACTGGCTGGCTGCACTGGACAGCGCCCTCGCAGACAGCGGCTACTACGGCAACAAGAACCGCGATCTGGCGCTCGAAGCCCTGCGCCGAAGTCTGCAACGCGCGGCCTTCGATCGTGCCGAGTTGCAGATGCTGCACGGGGTGTTGCGGAGCCTGCGCGCGGCGCCACCGGCGGCCGATCCAAACTGA
- a CDS encoding VOC family protein produces the protein MKRVTGIGGIFIKARDPEVMKQWYRRHLGIDVQDWGGTSFAWNDPARPEPDGGTTVWSIFAADSGYFAPSTAPFMVNYRVADLHALLAALRAEGCQVDNKVDESEYGKFGWVMDPEGNRVELWQPPANSPAA, from the coding sequence ATGAAGCGCGTGACCGGTATCGGCGGCATCTTCATCAAGGCTCGCGACCCTGAAGTGATGAAACAGTGGTATCGACGCCATCTGGGCATCGATGTGCAGGACTGGGGCGGCACCTCCTTCGCCTGGAACGATCCGGCGCGCCCGGAGCCCGATGGCGGGACCACGGTGTGGAGCATCTTTGCGGCCGACAGCGGCTACTTCGCGCCGAGCACGGCGCCGTTCATGGTCAATTACCGGGTGGCCGATCTGCACGCCCTGCTGGCAGCGCTGCGCGCCGAGGGTTGCCAGGTGGACAACAAGGTGGATGAGTCCGAGTACGGCAAGTTCGGCTGGGTCATGGACCCGGAAGGCAATCGCGTGGAGCTGTGGCAGCCGCCGGCCAACAGCCCGGCAGCTTGA
- a CDS encoding nuclear transport factor 2 family protein has translation MNPHLCISLILALASSATAAADAPPSAQAPAMTALECAVWAREASFAASVAAHDAQAFRAHLHPDAVFIDGRGNATRGADAVAESWSAIVEGQQIILGWHPSVVVIAGDPAVALSRGPYWMELPQADGPPKYMTGQFISTWVRNAKGEWQVLFDGGGGNQPQPSSAEEIEALKASLDQTCPST, from the coding sequence ATGAACCCGCATCTCTGCATCAGCCTGATTCTGGCGCTGGCGAGCAGTGCTACCGCCGCTGCCGACGCTCCGCCGTCGGCCCAGGCGCCCGCCATGACCGCGTTGGAATGCGCCGTCTGGGCCCGTGAGGCCAGTTTCGCGGCCAGTGTCGCCGCCCACGACGCCCAGGCCTTTCGTGCTCATCTGCATCCGGATGCGGTCTTCATCGACGGCCGAGGCAACGCCACCCGCGGCGCCGATGCGGTGGCCGAATCCTGGAGTGCCATCGTCGAAGGCCAGCAGATCATCCTGGGCTGGCACCCGTCCGTGGTCGTGATTGCCGGCGATCCCGCCGTGGCACTGTCGCGCGGCCCTTACTGGATGGAGTTGCCACAGGCCGACGGACCGCCGAAGTACATGACCGGGCAGTTCATCTCGACCTGGGTGCGCAATGCCAAGGGCGAATGGCAGGTGCTGTTCGATGGTGGCGGCGGCAATCAGCCACAACCATCGAGCGCCGAGGAGATCGAGGCGCTCAAGGCCAGTCTCGATCAGACCTGCCCGTCAACCTAA